The Reichenbachiella carrageenanivorans region GCTCAGGTTAAGTTTTATACTGGCTAGGTTTCCTGCTATGCCATCGTGTAGTTCTTGGGCGATGCGTTTCCTTTCTAATTCTTGCCCTTCTATATTGGCTTTCGAAGCTTTTAGTTCATTTTCCCGGATTAGTTCTTTTGTTTTTTGGGTATTAATTTCTTTTTGCTTTTGAGTGAGCGTATGTTGAACTTTTATTTTTTGAACATAAATATCTCTAATGAAGAGCAAGACGAGCAGGGCAATGATTACGCCAGCAATGGCTATGTTTCGGATGAGCGTTTGTTTGTTGAGTTCGGATTCTTGCAACTCTTTCTCTTTTTGTAATAGTAGAATGGCTTGTTCTTTTTTTTCGCTGTCAAATTGTGCCAATAGCTCATTGGTGTGTCGTTGATTTTCTTCGTTGCTCAGGCTGTCTCGCGTGTGTTCGAATCTCCAAAGGTGCTTCACTGCAGATTGGTAGTTTCCTAATCCTTCGTATGATAAGGCGATGTTGGCATGAATATAAGGCAGCATGCTGGGTTTGATGTAATCGTTTAGAGAGAGGCAATACTCAAAATAGGTGAGCGCGTGTTCGAAATCTTCCAGATTAAGGTAAATCAGCCCAATTTGATTGTATGAGTTCACTATACTAGCTTTTGAGTTTTCTTTTTTTCTCCTTTCCAGTACGTCAAGTCCATATATCAAAGCTCTTTCATATGACTGGCTTTCGATGTACGTTTGGGTGATTAGCTCCAAGGGTGAAATATCGCAATTTGGATTGTTTGTTAGCTCACAGAGCTTTATACTGTAGTCGAGGGTTTGAAGAGCCAAATCATACTGCTGTGTCCTGATATATACCAACGCTAAATTCGTGTTGCAAACAGACTTGGTATAAGGGTCGGTCATATTATTCAAACTCATTTGATAGTAGTAGATCGCTTGATCGTACTGATTTTGATCTAAAAAAATAGAAGCAATATTTTGGGTCAAATTAGGAATTTGATCAGTGTATTGTATTTTTTCAGCTAGAGCGAGTGCTTCCTGATATTCCTTCAGACTGCCTTGAAAATCGGATTGATAACGTAGAAATGTTCCCATCCACTTCTTACACAGTACCAAGTGGGTCGTATCTTTAGATACCAAACTAAGTCTAATGCCTTCTCGGAAATGTGACGCAGCTGAATCAAGCCCCAAATTGAAAAAGTAAGCCCTGCCAGTACTATAATGACCACGGATAATCCCCGACATATAAGCAATAGATTCACTCAATTGTAATGCTTGTCGTGTGAGAAGGGCGGCACTGTCAGGGGCAGTGCTGATAATCGATTCATAGTGGTCGTACATGGAGTCGATCTGAGTAGGTTTTAGATCGAGACCCTCTGCAGACCATACGGTATGATGCAGGAGTAATCCTATAAGTAAAATAAATACTGATAATCGCATAGCTGACCAGACTAACTGGAACGGAAAATTAATTGGATTTGCTCGATAATACACAGAAGAGGGGGAGCAATCTCTAATTTTTATCCCTAAAAGTAGTGAGATTAAAATTGGTGATTTTTAGGGGTTACGTAGGGTATTTTTCTCTTTTACCTTTGTAGGTATACATACACGGTCTGACCTAGATTGTTTTTTTATTTTCTACATCTTAAAATGTAATAATAATGACTCGTGATTTTTTGAACCTAAGAGATGATGAAATTGAATTGCTGTACGAAGCACCTGCTTTGGTTGCCTTGCTTATCGCAGGGGCAGATGGCAAAATAGATAGCAAAGAACTCAAAGCGGCTACAAAGTTTGTAACTGAACCTCGAGATTTTTGGGTTTCATATTTTTTAGAAGTAGGCGAAAGAATGCCAGTGATATTAAATCGCTGGACAGCTGCGGCTTCGAATGAAATGGATATGACCATGGCTAGAATTACTGTAGCCTTGAGACAGTTGAATGGCGTATTGTCCAAATTAGATGTAAAAGACTCAGTGAGATACTATGACTTTTTGCTTCAATTGTCGGAGAAGGTGGCAAGCGCATCTGGTGGAGTTTTTGGGTTTAATAAAATCAGCAAAGAGGAAGCAGCCTTATTGAATCTTCCGATGCTAGATAATCCTGTTCGCTATCAATTTTCCTAAGCAGACATATACGTGTTAAATTTCTATTTAAGAATATTTTTATTTCGGAATTAATAAAATGGCAGGCTCATTCTGCTATTTTTTTAAAATGCGTTTAACTTTGTTGACACTGAGTTAATGGGAGCATCAAGGGAATATGAATACATCAATAGAAATACCGAAAGATTCGAAGGTTTATTTGAATAAACCATATGTGCAGGTTTTTTGGAATCCCTTGAATAAGATCCTAACTAGCAGATGGACAGGATTTTGTACTTATGATGAGATCAAAGCCGTAGCTCAGCGCATTATTGATGCTGTCTTGTTTGAGGGAGCACGTAAAGTACTCTACGATGCTAGAGAAATCGAAGTGCTAGACGAAAATTCACAAAAGTATATAGCGGGCAATTTCACCAAAGAAATGATCAAAGTGGGAATTGAATACTCTGCTACAGTATTGCCAGTAGATATTTTTGCTAAATTTTCCGTCGACGATATTCAAAGTTCTATCAAAATCCCTGAAGCTTCACACAATAGGTTTTTTCAAAATATTGATGACGCTTCCGAATGGCTTAAAAGCAAATCTGCTTAACAATCATTAACGCCTCTTTTTTTAACTTCTCCTTTATTCCTTCGTAATTTCACATACGAAAAAATAAACGCGTACCTATGTCAAAGTATATCAAAACAGGGCTCGTCGCCTTTTTATCTGCAGGAATGGGAGTTTGGGTTTCTTTAGAATACATCAAATTCGAAGAGCTAAAGCAAGGTCATGAAGAACAAAACGTAGCAGCCCACCATCCATCAAACCATGCTAATTTCGTGAATGATCAAGCAGGATATGCCAATGTGCTGCCTGTGGAGGACTTTGTAGATGCCTCTGCACATTCTACCAATAGCGTGGTGTTTATCAAAAATCAAAGCGTAATCAATTACCGCACGGGACATTGGATGGATTGGTTCTTTGAGCCACGTTCTTCGCAGCGTGTCAGTACAGGGTCTGGTGTGATTCTGTCTGATGATGGCTACATTATTACCAACAACCACGTGATAGAGGGAGCTGATGAGATCGAAGTGGTGCACAAAAAGAGAAGCTACAAAGGGCATCTGGTGGGGGCAGACCCATCTACGGACTTGGCCGTGATCAAAGTGGACGTAGAAAATCTCCCTGCCATATCTATGGGGAGTTCAGCGGATCTCAATGTAGGAGAATGGGTACTTGCAGTGGGCAATCCTTTCAATTTAACCTCTACAGTCACCGCAGGAATTGTATCTGCCAAAGGTAGAAATATCCATATTCTTAAAGATAAATTTCCTATAGAGTCTTTTATACAGACAGATGCTGCGATTAATCCTGGTAATAGTGGCGGCGCACTAGTGAACCGTAATGGAGAACTTATTGGTATCAATACGGCCATATTATCTATGACAGGGTCATACGCAGGATATGGATTTGCTGTGCCGGTAGATATTGTAAAAAAGGTGTTTAATGATATCGTGCAATATGGAGAAGTACAAAAAGCATTCTTCGGTGCAGAGTTTGCCGATATAGACAATGAGGTGGCAAAGGAGCTAAATATCAATAGTCTCAATGGTGTGATTATCACTCATGTGCAAAAAGGCTGGGCGGCAGACAAGGCTGATTTAGAAAAAGGCGATATCATCACTGAGGTAAACGGCGAACCACTGTACGACAAAGTTCAGCTAGAAGAAATGATTGGCTACAAATATCCAGGGGATTTGATTCAGCTTTCTCTGAAACGTGGGAATAAGCAGGTGATCAAAACACTAGAGTTTACCAATAGAGAAGGAACCAAGGAGATACTGAAGCGATCGATATATGAGTCGCAATCTTTGCAAGCATCTTTCGAAGCGATTTCAAAAGCGGAGCGCGACCTGATGGGTATTGAGTCTGGTATCAGAGTGATCGAAGTGGGTAATGGTTTTTTTAGGAAATTGGACATTCCTGAAGGTTTTGTTATTACAGATATCAATCACAGCAAAATAACTACTCCTTCGGAGCTAGAAGATATCCTTGAAAAGATACGAGGCAAAGTAATTATTTCTGGAATTACTACGGGAGGACGTAAGATTTATTACCCTTTCCTATTCTAAGGGAGGGAGCGTAAAAAAAAATGAAAGCCTATATGGCTTTCATTTTAAATTTCTTTTTCAACTCTGAGAAGGAGGACCTAAATCGAGCGTCGGTATCAAGCATATCGTTGACCGACTGTAGGGCATGAATGACAGTGCTGTGATCTCTGCCTCCAAAATGGCTGCCGATGCTTTTGAGTGAGTGATTGGTGTAGTCTTTAGAAAAGTACATGGCCAGCTGTCTGGCGATCACAATCTCTTTCTTACGTGTCTTCGCTTTCAAATCGTCAGATGACACATTGAAATATTCAGAAACAGTTTTTTGGATGTAATCTATACCTACTTCTGATTCGATATTTTTCACGATCGATTTCAAAGTTTGCTTAGCCAACTCCAAATCAATATCTGTCTTATTAAGCGACGAGTGTGCGACCAAAGAGATCAGTACGCCTTCGAGTTCTCTGATGTTGGTGTCTACACTATACGCTAAGTATTCCAATACTTTGTCGTCAATGATCAAACCATCATCTTGCAGTTTTTTCTGAATGATAGCCAATCTGGTTTCAAAGTCAGGGTTTTGCAAGTCCGCAGTCAATCCCCACTTGAACCTGGAAACCAATCTTTCTTGAAGTCCTTGCAATTCGGTAGGAGGTCTGTCACTTGACATCACGATCTGCTTGCCGTTTTGGTGCAGGTGATTGAAGATGTGAAAGAAAATCTCTTGAGTTTTTACTTTATCCTTAAAGAATTGTACGTCGTCTATAATCAGTGTATCTACATTGAGATAGTAATTCGTAAAATCTTGAAGGTTGTTATTTTTGAGTGCTTCTATGAATTGGTTAGCAAATTTTTCAGAGGCTACATAGAGAACAAAATTGTCTGGGGTTTCCTCTTTTATTTTGTTTCCAATGGCTTGTACCAAGTGTGTTTTACCAAGTCCCACTCCTCCATATATCATGAGAGGGTTGAATGAAGTTACACCTGGTTTGGTCGCTACAGCATACCCAGCTGATCTGGCCAGTCTGTTGCAGTCGCCTTCTATATAGGTGTCAAAGGTGTTTTCTGGATTTAGGTTGGATTTCTGGTAGCACCCATCAATGGCCTGTAGAGCAAAAGGGCTTGCAAAACGTTGATTTTGATCCCCCTTGATTTGTCCAAATTTAGAAACACCATTTTTTTGAGCCAAATTAACGGTATATGGCTGATTAGACGAATTCCCTTTGTCTACGATCACGGAGTACTCTAATTTGCCTTCAGGGCCAATTTCGGATTGAATAGCTGCTTTAAGTACTTGAACGTAATTGTCTTCTAACCACTCGTAAAAGAATTGCGAAGGAACCTGTATCGTAAGTACCGGATGTGCGAACTTTATAGGAATAATCGGCTCAAACCACGTTTTGAAGCTCTGCTCGGGTAGTTTTGACCCGATGTATTCTAAGCACTTATCCCATATTCTTACATGCATTCGTTTAAATTCGTTGGTGGTTAAAAACTGATTTTTTTAACGTTTCTCTCTATAGCGGACATCAAATTTGAGAAAAAAATAGTTAACAAAAAAATCGAATGTATATTGACTTTTTGGAATGTCGGTCTATTTAATAGAGTAGCTAGTTTTTTTTTAATATTCTTTAAAAAATGCAATTTGTTGCAAGTTGTGAATAATTGCTTGTACGCTCTGGAATCAACGATTTATAAGAATTAATTCTCATTTTTTTCTTCTTCGTTTCGAACCGCTTAAATTGCTAATACAACCCCAAAATTATGATAAAGCAATACCGTTTTGACGAGTTTGACAAAGCGTCTAAATCCCAATGGACAGACAAACTCAATCAAGATCTTGGTGCTGATTTGGCACGGCGTATTTCTAGCTGGACTAGTGAGCGCAATCTAACACTTTCCGCCTATTATGATCAAGAAGATGTAGGGAAGGATATAAACGTCCCAGTAAGGCCTGTTGAGGGATGGAAATACATTGAGCCATTACATCCAGAACGTACCAATGCACAAGTTTTGGATGCGCTGATGAGCGGGGCAGATGGTTTGATGTTGACGGATAGCCATGTGAGACGGCTGAATAAAGTATTGGGCCAAGTAGCCCCTGAATACTGTACGTTAGCACTGAAGGCATCAGGTTTTCCTATTTATCATCAATTTGTGGAGTGGTGGATAGACCGACATCCCGAAAATGGGCAAGGAGAGGTATTGTTGTTTGGAGACAAGCAAAGAGCGGAGCAGTTCAGTATTATCTCAAAAGCATTTGATATAGGACATGCGCTTGGACATCGAACAATTCATATAGATGGTGCTTGGGTACAGACTCAGGGAGGCTCTAGTCATTTGGAACTCGGCTATATACTTTCGCAAAGTGTATATTATATCAATAGCCTTTTGGATTTGGGTTATGATATTCAGGTTATTGCTCGTGGTATGTTTGTGGCTACTAGCATGGGCTCAAGCTATTTTTTAGCATTGACCAAACTCAGAAGTATACGCTTATTGATAAGTCAATTGTTTAAGTTGTACGGCTTGTCAGAGGTATATACGCCTATTCATGCATCTACTTCTCTTTTTACAAAGTCGGCCTTGGATTCAAATACTAATTTTCTGAGATGCACATCAGAAGCGATGTCGGCGGTGCTGGGCGGAGCTGATTATATAAGTATCACTCCCGCACACGAATTGAAATCAGCCGATCGTATTGCAAGAAATATTTCCAATTTGATGAAAGAAGAATCATTGTTGGACAAGGTAACCGACCCGGCAGCGGGCTCATACTATTTAGATTATTTGACTGATTTGTTGAGCCAGCAAGCTTGGAATACTTTTCAACAAGTGGAAAAACGAGGAGGTTATGAAGTGGCCACTAAGGAGAAGTACTTTGAAAAAGAAATACAAAAGGATCTGGAATTTCAGCAAAGTAGATTAGCCTCAGGGCGGAGAAAAATGGTAGGAGTAAATGATTTTGGCAATCAGAGTGAAAAGGTTTCTTTAGCTACTTTGGACAATGACCGTACGACTATTTCTAAGAATTTTGAAGAAGTGAGAAAGCAGGTCGAAGCCTCTGTGGAAGGTCAAGGCGAAGCGTATAGGCCGGTAGTCTATCTACTGCCTGTAGGTACCAATGCTAAAATGATCACGGCTAGACACACTTTTGTATCTAATTTTTTCAATTGGGCTGGTTTTATAGTAAAACCTTATCAAGATGAGATATCTACTCCAATGATGGGGGTGGTTGCCTGTTGTGGTGCCGACGAAGATTATACAAAAGAGCAAATCGATAGCGCATTGAATGGAATAGATACAGCTTGTATCCTTATTGCAGCAGGCAACATCACCGAGGGATCGTCTTCAAAAATATCGACTTGGATTCACGCGAAAACCGATCGTTTGGAGGGGGTAATCAATATTTTGAACCAAATGGGTATCACATCAAATAGTTTACAGTCATGATCAAGCCAGATTTTTCAAAAATAGACTTCGATCAATTGGATTGGGGTAAAGCAGGACAGCAAGTATCGCCTGAAAGTTTTATGTCAGGAGAAGGACTTCCCATTCAGTCACGATATACTGCCGAAGATATTAAAGGAGCTCAGCACATAGGTTTTAGCGCTGGTTTGCCGCCTTTTTTGCGTGGGCCATATGCTGCTATGTATGCCTCTAGACCATGGACAATCAGGCAGTATGCAGGTTTTTCTACTGCAGAGGAGTCAAATGCGTTTTATAGGAGAAACTTAGCCTCTGGGCAAAAGGGGCTTTCGATTGCTTTTGACTTGGCTACTCACCGTGGCTATGACTCAGATCATGAACGAGTTACTGGGGATGTGGGCAAAGCTGGCGTGGCTGTAGATTCTATTTTGGACATGGAGATTTTGTTTGATCAGATCCCATTGGATCAGATGTCTGTGTCTATGACTATGAATGGTGCAGTGTTGCCCATTATGGCCTTTTATATTGTAGCGGCTGAAGAGCAAGGTGTTGAGCGTTCACAGCTTAGTGGTACTATTCAAAATGACATTTTAAAGGAGTTTATGGTGCGAAATACTTTTGTATATCCTCCAAAACCTTCTATGAGAATTATCTCAGATATATTCAAGTACACTTCTGAGCATATGCCCAAATTCAATTCGATTAGTATTAGCGGTTATCATATGCAAGAGGCTGGGGCAACGGCTGATTTGGAATTGGCTTTTACGTTGGCTGATGGGTTGGAATATCTCAGGACAGGAGTAAACGCTGGCATAGATGTAGACGTGCTCGCTCCACGATTATCTTTCTTTTGGGCCATTGGCATGAATCATTTTATGGAAATAGCCAAAATGAGAGCTGCTCGAGTTTTATGGGCCAAAATAGTGAAGACCTTTAATCCCAAAAACCCAAAATCGATGGCTTTGCGTACGCATAGCCAAACCTCAGGGTGGAGCCTCACAGCTCAAGATCCGTATAACAACGTTGCAAGGACGTGCATCGAAGCTATGGCCGCAGCGTTTGGTCATACCCAGTCCTTACATACCAATGCATTAGATGAGGCGATTGCGTTGCCTACTGATTTTTCAGCTCGGATTGCACGCAATACTCAAATCTACCTGCAAGAAGAAACGGACATTACTAAAGTCGTAGACCCTTGGGCGGGCTCGTATTATGTAGAGTCACTTACTGATCAATTGGCTCGTAAGGCATGGGATATCATCAATGAGATAGAAGAAATGGGCGGCATGGCTAAAGCCATAGAAACGGGTATGCCTAAGCTCAAAATAGAAGAGGCGGCTGCCAGAAAACAAGCCAGAATAGACACAAATAAAGAAGTAATTGTTGGGGTAAATAAATATATTACTAAGGAAGAGACGGATATTGAGTTGCTAGAAGTGGACAATGATGCCGTGCGTAAGTCACAGATTGAAAGACTTCACAAGTTAAGAGCTAATCGTAATCAAGCCGCTGTAAATCATGCACTTGAGCAACTTACTCATTGTGCTCGCACGGGGGAAGGCAACTTACTCGACTTATCGGTGAAAGCAGCAAGGGTAAGGGCTTCGTTGGGAGAAATATCTTCGGCAATGGAGGCTGCTTTCGGCAGGCATGTGCCTAAAACCTCAGCTGTATCTGGTGTATTTGCTAAAGAAGTGAAAGACGACAAAGACATATTAAAAGTAAAAGACCTAGTGGAGAAGTTTGAATCCTTAGATGGACGAAGACCGCGTATCATAGTCGCTAAAATGGGGCAAGATGGTCACGACCGTGGGGCTAAGGTAATTGCCACTAGTTTTGCTGATTTAGGCTTTGATGTGGATATTGGTCCATTGTTTCAAACGCCAGAAGAAGTGGCTAAACAAGCTGCTGAAAATGATGTGCACGTGATTGGAGCGTCAAGTTTGGCAGCTGGTCATAAGACGCTAGTACCTTCTTTGATAGCTGCACTCAAGAAATTGGGTAGGGAAGATATTATGGTAATCGCGGGAGGCGTAATACCTCCCAAAGATTACCAATTTTTATTTGATGCTGGGGTGTCTGGGGTTTTTGGGCCGGGCACTAAAATAGCCAATGCCGCTACAGACATCTTGCAAAAGTTGATTGATGACGTACAGCAATAATTATCGCTGTACGTACATGATTTCTTTTACAGCTTTTACCGTTCTTGCTACATTTGGAAGGATCTCTTCGATTAACGTAGGGGCGTAAGGTAGCGGCACATCTTTGTTAGTTATTCTGTGAATAGGAGCATCTAAGTAATCAAATGCTTTTCTCTGTACATAGTGACTGATCTCAGAAGAGATAGAGGCCAATGGCCAAGCTTCTTCTACGATAACCAGTCTGTTAGTTTTCTTTACTGATTCGATGATTGTTTGATAATCAATCGGTCTCACGGTTTTCAAATCAATTACTTCTGCATTGATGCCTTCTTTGGCTAATGCATCAGCAGATTCGTTGGCTACTTTCATGAATTTACCGAAAGAAACGATTGTTACATCACTACCTTGTTTTACTACTTCAGCTACACCGATTGGAGTCAAGTATTCTCCTTCTGGTACAAGTCCCTTGTCTCCATACATCAATTCTGACTCCATAAAGATGACAGGATCATTGTCTCTGATCGAAGCTTTCAACAAGCCTTTAGCATCTGCTGGGTTAGAAGGAACGACCACTTTAAGGCCAGGGCAGTTTGCATACCAATTTTCAAAGTTTTGAGAATGTTGAGAGCTCAACATTCCAGCGTTTCCTGTAGGGCCTCTGAATACGATAGGTACATTGATCTGACCACCTGACATCGACATCATCTTAGCTGCACCGTTGATCACCTGATCGATAGCAACTAGAGAGAAGTTGAAAGTCATGAATTCAATGATCGGGCGTAGGCCGTTCATTGCTGACCCTACACCAATACCAGCAAAACCAAGCTCAGCAATAGGAGTGTCAATTACTCGTTTCGCGCCGAATTCGTCTAACATGCCTTGGCTCACCTTATATGCACCATTATACTCGGCTACTTCTTCTCCCATGAGATATACGGATTCATCTCTTCGCATTTCTTCACTCATGGCCTCCCTTAGGGCTTCTCTGAATTGTAATTCTTTCATCGGAATTTATTTAACGTTTATAGCTTGGGTGCGTCGTTTGGTATTTTTCGCAATTCACCCCTAGTGAATTTTAAGATCGCTAAATTATGACAATGGGCTCAATATCGCAATCAAACAGAGATAAATAGGCGAGGGGATTAATAAAAAAAAGTCTCACTTCAATTAAGAAGTGAGACTTTTCATTCAAATGATTTGAAATCTTAGTTCAATGCTTCAGCAACTTGAGTTGCATAGTTAGCAAATTCTAGGTCGTTCAATGCTTTTTCCTTTAATTCAGGATCTATTTCGATAGCTGATTTTAAGCTAGCTAGCATGTCAGCATCGTTTCGTAGTCTTGCAGAAGCGATTGCAGAAGCATAGTATGCTTTTGCGAATTCAGCATCTTGCTCAGTTGCATTACCAAATCCAGTAACAGCATTCTCATAATCTTTGTTGAGCAATAAAGCCAATCCTCTGTTGAAAGCTACGCTTGTAGATTCGTTAGCAGTTTTCAAAGTTTCGAAAGCCTCATCGTACTCTCCTCTCTTGATTTCCAAAGAACCTTTTACTGCATTCATACCAGCAGCATGATCTGCAGATGGGCTTTTAGCTAGTCCGGCTACGATAGCATCGTAAGCCTGAGCTTTGTCACCTTGTAGTGTGTAAGCAGTTGCCATGTTGGCTTGTACTTCTGCAGCATCTTTCTTGTTGGCAGCAATTTCCAACTGAGTGATAGCCATTTCGATTTTAGAAGTTTTTTCATCACCTTCAGCAGCAATAGCCATTTCTAGATATAGTGCGCCTAAGTTGTTGTGTGCTTGCCAGCTACCGTCTTTTTTAGTTACTGCCAAGAAGATCGCTTCTCTTTCAGTCAAAGAAGGAGTTTGCATAGCTGCAAACATCAACTCTGGAGTAGATAATGTGTCAGCGCTAGCAGTACCTTCAGCTACTTGCTTTGCCAAGATGGCGATTTCAGCGTTTGACTTTTTCACTTTTACTGTCAAGACTTCAGTTTTAGCAGCTCTCAAGCCTGGGTAGATGTCTTTGAAGATTGCTTTATAAGAATCTAAGTTTTGCAAAGCTTTTTCTTTGTCGGCAAATACACCTGTTCCATTTACTACTTTCAAGATTTCTGATTTCTGTGTGTCAGATACGCCTTCGTATGCGCTCAAAGCGTCTTTGAAAGCGGTCCAGTCTTCAACTACAGGCTTCAAAATGAAGTTGATAGAATCAGCCAAGTCTTTGTAGTCATATCTTCTCATTTGGCTTCTGTAGTACTTTTCGATAGACTTAGCTCTATCTTCAGATAGATCAGAGTTTACTGTTTCAGTACCTTCAGGAGAGTGAGTACCTGTAATAGTTACTGTTCTAGTCACGTTTTTGTCAGCGATAAATGCTGCAAAGTCTTTTCCTTTTTGACTTCTAGTCTCAGAGCTTTTCAATAGAGAGCTGCCTTGATCGAAGAAGAAATCAACGTTAGTTGGTTCTAGTTCTTCTTTGTCGTTGTAACCGTGAAAAGCATAAGCAGGATATAATTCGTCTTCTACCAAAGTAGAAGTTGTGATGATTCCTTTGGCAACCTCAGCTCTTGGAGCTTCTTTGGTTTTGCCTTTTTGATCTACAGCTACACCTTGTACTTCCAACACACCTTGACTAGTTGCTGGATCGTATAGAAAGCTGTAAGAATCGCTTTTTCTTGAAGTGGTGGTTTTGCTGTCTGGAAAATCAGCAGCATCAAAAGTCATTTTACCTACTTCAACGTCGCTTTCGCCAGACTTGTAGTAAGTGGTTAGATTATATACGTATTTCTGTGGGAGCATTTTCGCAGGTAGTACTACAGACATGTCAACTTTAACAGAGTCGCCATGCAGTTCAAGTGGATTAGGTACTACGTCGACCTGCTGGGTCTCAGCAAGCTTTACCATGTTGTTCAGGGAACTACATCCTGATAACATTGTTAAGCCAACACATAAGGCTATTACAATATTCGATTTTCTCATTTGAATAATTGGTTTATTAAAATTGATATAACTTTTTGTACTTATTTTCGGAATAATTGCAATAATAGGGAAAAAATAAATATATCCTAAACTTATAGAAGACAAATAAATTGAGCGTTTTACCTTAATTTTGCAGCATTATGAAAGGAATACAGGATTTTTTTGAGAAATATGCTTTCGGGGTTTGTGCCAAGCTGGGGGAGAAGTTAAGGATTCCTACATCTAGCATTCGGCTATTCTTTATTTATGCGTCATTTTTGACTTTTGGATCCCCTTTGATTGTTTATTTGATGTTGGCTTTTGTGATGAATTTCAGAAAGCATTTGAGACGTAGACATTCACTTTGGTACTATTAATCGTAGACATTACTCTATGCCTTTGTATTTCTGTTGAGATAAACTGATTCTGGCAGACCTTCAATTAGGAATTTATTTTTAGGTTTGCACCTCAAATTTCACCATTACTCTATGCTATTAGAATTTGAAAAGCCTATCGCAGAGCTTGAAGAAAAATTGGCTGATATGAAAATGCTTGCTTCCAACACAGATGTGGATGTAGCAGAAGCCGTCAAGTCATTGGAAAATAAAATAAAAAAACTAAAAAAGGAAACGTTCGAGAACCTCACCCGCTGGCAGCGCGTGCAGTTGTCTCGTCACCCTGATAGACCATATACACTTGATTACATTTATGAAATCACAGATGAGTTTATTGAAATCCATGGTGATCGTACTGTAAAAGATGACAAGGCCATGGTTGGTGGGTTTGCCTCTATGGATGGTCAAACAGTGATGATCATTGGACAACAAAAGGGTAGAAATACGAAACAACGCCAGATGCGTAATTTTGGTATGGCAAACCCAGAGGGCTACAGAAAAGCCCTTCGACTGATGAAAATGGCTGAGAAATTTAATAAGCCTATCGTGTGTTTGATTGACACTCCAGGTGCTTTTCCAGGGTTAGAAGCTGAAGAAAGAGGGCAGGGAGAAGCGATCGCTCGTAATCTCAAAGAAATGTTTATGCTGAAAGTGCCTGTGAT contains the following coding sequences:
- the scpA gene encoding methylmalonyl-CoA mutase produces the protein MIKPDFSKIDFDQLDWGKAGQQVSPESFMSGEGLPIQSRYTAEDIKGAQHIGFSAGLPPFLRGPYAAMYASRPWTIRQYAGFSTAEESNAFYRRNLASGQKGLSIAFDLATHRGYDSDHERVTGDVGKAGVAVDSILDMEILFDQIPLDQMSVSMTMNGAVLPIMAFYIVAAEEQGVERSQLSGTIQNDILKEFMVRNTFVYPPKPSMRIISDIFKYTSEHMPKFNSISISGYHMQEAGATADLELAFTLADGLEYLRTGVNAGIDVDVLAPRLSFFWAIGMNHFMEIAKMRAARVLWAKIVKTFNPKNPKSMALRTHSQTSGWSLTAQDPYNNVARTCIEAMAAAFGHTQSLHTNALDEAIALPTDFSARIARNTQIYLQEETDITKVVDPWAGSYYVESLTDQLARKAWDIINEIEEMGGMAKAIETGMPKLKIEEAAARKQARIDTNKEVIVGVNKYITKEETDIELLEVDNDAVRKSQIERLHKLRANRNQAAVNHALEQLTHCARTGEGNLLDLSVKAARVRASLGEISSAMEAAFGRHVPKTSAVSGVFAKEVKDDKDILKVKDLVEKFESLDGRRPRIIVAKMGQDGHDRGAKVIATSFADLGFDVDIGPLFQTPEEVAKQAAENDVHVIGASSLAAGHKTLVPSLIAALKKLGREDIMVIAGGVIPPKDYQFLFDAGVSGVFGPGTKIANAATDILQKLIDDVQQ
- a CDS encoding PspC domain-containing protein is translated as MKGIQDFFEKYAFGVCAKLGEKLRIPTSSIRLFFIYASFLTFGSPLIVYLMLAFVMNFRKHLRRRHSLWYY
- a CDS encoding OmpA family protein, yielding MVKLAETQQVDVVPNPLELHGDSVKVDMSVVLPAKMLPQKYVYNLTTYYKSGESDVEVGKMTFDAADFPDSKTTTSRKSDSYSFLYDPATSQGVLEVQGVAVDQKGKTKEAPRAEVAKGIITTSTLVEDELYPAYAFHGYNDKEELEPTNVDFFFDQGSSLLKSSETRSQKGKDFAAFIADKNVTRTVTITGTHSPEGTETVNSDLSEDRAKSIEKYYRSQMRRYDYKDLADSINFILKPVVEDWTAFKDALSAYEGVSDTQKSEILKVVNGTGVFADKEKALQNLDSYKAIFKDIYPGLRAAKTEVLTVKVKKSNAEIAILAKQVAEGTASADTLSTPELMFAAMQTPSLTEREAIFLAVTKKDGSWQAHNNLGALYLEMAIAAEGDEKTSKIEMAITQLEIAANKKDAAEVQANMATAYTLQGDKAQAYDAIVAGLAKSPSADHAAGMNAVKGSLEIKRGEYDEAFETLKTANESTSVAFNRGLALLLNKDYENAVTGFGNATEQDAEFAKAYYASAIASARLRNDADMLASLKSAIEIDPELKEKALNDLEFANYATQVAEALN
- a CDS encoding pyruvate dehydrogenase complex E1 component subunit beta, with protein sequence MKELQFREALREAMSEEMRRDESVYLMGEEVAEYNGAYKVSQGMLDEFGAKRVIDTPIAELGFAGIGVGSAMNGLRPIIEFMTFNFSLVAIDQVINGAAKMMSMSGGQINVPIVFRGPTGNAGMLSSQHSQNFENWYANCPGLKVVVPSNPADAKGLLKASIRDNDPVIFMESELMYGDKGLVPEGEYLTPIGVAEVVKQGSDVTIVSFGKFMKVANESADALAKEGINAEVIDLKTVRPIDYQTIIESVKKTNRLVIVEEAWPLASISSEISHYVQRKAFDYLDAPIHRITNKDVPLPYAPTLIEEILPNVARTVKAVKEIMYVQR
- a CDS encoding acetyl-CoA carboxylase carboxyltransferase subunit alpha; the encoded protein is MLLEFEKPIAELEEKLADMKMLASNTDVDVAEAVKSLENKIKKLKKETFENLTRWQRVQLSRHPDRPYTLDYIYEITDEFIEIHGDRTVKDDKAMVGGFASMDGQTVMIIGQQKGRNTKQRQMRNFGMANPEGYRKALRLMKMAEKFNKPIVCLIDTPGAFPGLEAEERGQGEAIARNLKEMFMLKVPVICVIIGEGASGGALGIGIGDRVLMMENSWYSVISPENCSTILWRSWDYKEQAAEALKPTAKDMMANGMVDGVIKEPIGGAHVDTTAAAKELKKELLSSLKVLDKLSPEERISQRIDKFSKMGVVA